The following DNA comes from Micromonospora chokoriensis.
CGGGTTCTCGCCCCGGGTGGTCTTCGTCGACGCCGACGACGAGGTGTTGATCCGACGGTTCGAGAGCGTTCGCCGGTCGCACCCGTTGCAGGGGGACGGGCGGCTCGCTGACGGCATCGCCGTGGAGCGTGGCCTGCTGGAGGAGGCCCGCGACCAGGCCGACGTGATCATCGACACCAGCCACCTGAACGTCAACCAGCTCCGCCGGCGCATCGAGGAGTTGTTCGGCGGCGAGGACGCGCGCCGGCTGCGGGTCACGGTGCTGTCCTTCGGCTTCAAGTACGGCCTGCCGCCGGACGCGGACTTCGTGCTGGACGCCCGGTTCCTGCCCAACCCGTACTGGGTGCCGGAGTTGCGCGAGCACACCGGGCGGGAGGAGGCGGTCAGCGCGTACGTGCTGGGGCAGGAGGGCGCGGACGCCTTCGTCGCCTCGTACGCCGACCTGGTCAACGCCACCACCACGGGCTTCGAGCGGGAGGGCAAGCGGTACCTCACGGTGGCCGTGGGCTGTACCGGTGGCAAGCACCGCAGCGTGGCCATCGCCGAGGAGTTGGCCGGGCGGCTGCGCCACTCCGGGTTGGCGGCCAACGCCCAGCACCGCGACCTGGGGCGGGAATGACGGCCCGGCGGGTGGTGGCGTTCGGCGGCGGGCACGGCCTGTCCGCCTCGTTGCGCGCGCTGCGGCACTGCGCCCCCGAACTCGACCTCGACATCACCGCGGTGGTCACCGTCGGGGACGACGGCGGCTCCAGCGGCCGGCTGCGTGCCGAGCGGGGCGGTCTGCCCCCGGGTGACCTGCGCCAGGCGCTGGTGGCGCTGGCCGGAGACCACCCGGCGACCCGGCGCAGCGCCGGATTGTTCCAGCACCGCTTCGCCGCCGTGCCGGCCGGCGTACCCCCGCGCGGCGCAGCCGACCCGGACCCGGCGGCGAGCGACGGCCGCGACCCCGACCGGCAGGGCGACGGCCGCGATCCCGACCGGCAGGGCGACGGCCGCGATCCCGACCGGCAGGCCGACGGGCGCGACCCCGGCGCGGCGGCGACCGGCGCGCACGGCCGGGAGCCGCAGACGGCCCGCGTCGACGGGTTGGCCGGGCACGCGGTGGGCAACCTGGTGCTCTGCGGTCTCATGGAGCTGCTCGGCGATCCGGTGGCCGCGCTGGACCACGCGGGAGCGATGCTCGGCGCGGTCGGTCGGGTGCTGCCGATGTCCCGGCAGCCGGTCGGCATCGAGGCGCAGGTACGCGGGATCGACCCGGACGCCCCGGACGAGGTGCGTACCGTGCGCGGCCAACACCAGGTGGCGGTCACCACCGGCCGGGTCGAGTCGCTGCGCCTCACGCCCACCGCACCGCCGGCCTGCGCCGAGGTGATCGAGGCGATCATGGCGGCGGACTGGTTGATCTTCGGGCCGGGCAGCTGGTACACGAGTGTGCTCCCGCACCTGCTGGTGCCGCAGGTGGCCGACGCGATCGTGTCCACCTCGGCCCGGCGGTTGGTCACGCTGAACCTCGCCGCGGAGAAGGAGACCCTCGGGCTCTCCGTCGCCGATCACCTCGCGGCTCTGCACTGGTACCTGCCCGAGCTCAAGGTCGATCTCGTGCTCGCCGACGCCAAGGCGGTGGGTGACCCCGAACCGGTCGAACGTGCGGCAGAATCGCTGGGTGCCCGCCTGGTCCTCGCCCCCGTCGCCGTCACCGGTGGCACTCCCCGCCATGATCCGGCTGCCCTGGGCGCCGCACTGGTGCCTGTCCTGGGTGCCGATCGTTAGACACGTACGTAATCTCCGGCGACACGCCGGAACCGGTCCGTGAGGGGACGCACAATGGCGATGACGGCCGCGGTCAAGGACGAGCTGAGTCGGGTCGACGTGCCCAAGCCCTGCTGCCGGCGGGCGGAGATGGCCGCGCTGCTGCGCTTCGCCGGCGGCCTGCACATCGTCTCCGGCCGTGTGGTGGTGGAGGCGGAACTGGACACCGGGGCGGTGGCCCGGCGGCTGCGCCGGGAGATCGCCGAGGTCTACGGCTATCCCAGCGAGATCCACGTGCTGGCCTCCGGTGGGCTGCGCAAGGGCAGCCACTTCATCGTGCGCGTGGTCAAGGACGGCGAGGCCCTCGCCCGGCAGACCGGCCTGCTCGACGTGCGCGGTCGCCCGGTGCGTGGCCTGCCCCCGCACGTGGTGGCGGCGAACGTCTGCTGCGCCGTCTCCGCCTGGCGGGGCGCGTTCATGGCGCACGGGTCGCTGACCGAGCCCGGCCGATCCAGCGCGCTGGAGATCACCTGCCCGGGGCCGGAGTCGGCGCTGGCGCTGGTCGGCGCGGCCCGCCGCATCGGCATCACCGCGAAGAACCGTGAGGTACGCGGGGTGGACCGGGTGGTCGTCAAGGACGGCGACGCGATCGCCGCGCTGCTCACCCGCATCGGCGCGCACTCCAGCGTGCTGGCCTGGGAGGAGCGCCGGGTACGCCGCGAGGTGCGCGCCACCGCCAACCGGCTGGCCAACTTCGACGACGCCAACCTGCGCCGGTCGGCGCGCGCCGCGGTCGCCGCCGCCGCCCGGGTCACCCGTGCCCTGGAGATCCTCGCCGACGAGGCGCCCAACCACCTGACCGACGCCGGGCGGCTGCGCCTGGAGCACCGGCAGGCGTCGCTGGAGGAGCTGGGCGCGTTGGCGGACCCGCCGCTGACCAAGGACGCCATCGCCGGGCGGATCCGCCGACTCCTGGCACTGGCCGACAAGCGGGCCCGGGACCTCGGCATCCCGGATACCGAAGCGGCAGTCACGCCCGACATGCTCGTGGTCTGATAGGACGGTAAGGCCGCACGGTGCGTCCGGGAGCACGACCCGGCGCAGCGTGGTCTCGCACGCTCGGATAGGGTCGCTGAGTACGGCAAGGGGGCCGACACAGGCACTCCTCGTCGTGCACACCGCCTCGGGCGGTCAAGGTCCTCAGACCGCGGCGGGGTGGCCGAGACGAACCGTCAACGGCCGGCTCCAACGGTCGGCGCACACCACTCCGCCGGCCCGTTGTCTGAGGCCGGCAGACCAGAACGCGAGGAGATGGGACCTGTGACCATCCGGGTTGGCATCAACGGCTTCGGCCGAATCGGCCGTAACTTCTTCCGGGCAGTGCTGGCGTCCGACGCCGACATCGAGGTCGTGGCGGTGAACGACCTGACCGACAACGGCACGCTTGCCCACCTGCTCAAGTACGACAGCATCCTGGGCCGCCTGCCCTACGAGGTCAAGGCCACCGCCGACGAGATCACCGTCGGTGGCAAGACCATCAAGGCGTACGCCGAGAAGGACCCGTCGAAGCTGCCGTGGGGCGAGGTGGGCGCCGACGTAGTCATCGAGTCGACCGGCTTCTTCACCGACGCCACGAAGGCCAAGGCGCACGTCGACGGCGGGGCCAAGAAGGTCATCATCTCCGCCCCGGCGAAGAACGAGGACGTCACCGTCGTCATGGGTGTCAACCACGACACCTACGACCCGGCGAAGCACACCATCATCTCCAACGCTTCGTGCACCACCAACTGCCTCGCCCCGATGGCGAAGGTCCTGCACGACACGTTCGGCATCCAGCACGGTCTGATGACGACGATCCACGCGTACACCCAGGACCAGAACCTGCAGGACGCGCCGCACTCGGACCTGCGTCGTGCCCGGGCCGCCGCGCTGAACATCGTGCCGACCTCCACCGGTGCCGCCAAGGCGATCGGCCTGGTCCTGCCGGACCTCAAGGGCAAGCTCGACGGGTACGCCCTGCGGGTGCCGATCCCGACCGGCTCGGTCACCGACCTCACCGTCAACGTGGGTCGCGAGACCACCGTGGACGAGGTCAACGCCGCGCTGAAGGCCGCCGCGGACGGCCCGCTCAAGGGCATCCTGGTCTACAACGAGGACCCGATCGTCTCCACCGACATCGTGACCGACCCGGCGTCGTGCATCTTCGACGCGCCGCTGACCAAGGTCGTCGGCAACCAGGTCAAGGTCGTCGGCTGGTACGACAACGAGTGGGGCTACTCCAACCGCCTGGTCGACCTCGTCAAGCTGGTCGGTTCGTCGCTGTGAGCGCGAGGAGTGCGCTTGCGAGCCCCGCAGTCGCGAACGGAAGGCTAGCTCTGTGAGTGCCCTCCGGACCCTCGACGACCTGCTCGCCGAGGGGGTGTCGGGTCGGCGCGTGCTGGTGCGCGCCGACCTGAACGTCCCGCTCGACAAGCAGACCGGTGCGATCACTGATGATGGTCGGATCCGCGCGGTGCTGCCGACCCTCGGCGCGCTGGTCGAGGCCGGCGCGAAGGTGGTCGTCTGCTCGCACCTGGGCCGCCCGAAGGGCGCGCCGGACCCGCAGTTCAGCCTGAGCCCGGTCGCCGGGCGGCTCGGTGAGCTGCTCGGCGCTCCGGTGCACTTCGCCACCGACACCGTCGGCGAGTCGGCCCGTTCCACCGTCGCGGACCTGGCCGACGGCCAGGTCGCCCTGCTGGAGAACCTGCGCTTCAACGCGGGCGAGACCAGCAAGGACGAGGCCGAGCGGGGCGCCTTCGCCGACCAGCTCGCCGCGTTCGGCGACGCGTACGTGGACGACGCGTTCGGTGCGGTGCACCGCAAGCACGCCAGTGTCTTCGACGTGCCGGCCCGGTTGCCGCACGTCGCGGGTCGACTGGTGCTGCGTGAGGTCGAGGTGCTGTCCAAGCTCACCGGTGACCCCGAGCGGCCGTACGTGGTCGTGCTCGGTGGGTCGAAGGTGTCCGACAAGCTCGCCGTGATCGAGGCGCTGCTGCCCACTGTCGACCGGCTGCTCATCGGCGGCGGGATGTGCTTCACCTTCCTCAAGGCCCAGGGCCTGGAGGTGGGCACCTCGCTGCTGGAGAAGGACATGGTCGACACCTGCCGCAACCTGCTGGAGCGGGCCAACGGCAAGATCCTGCTCCCGGTCGACGTGGTGGTCGCGGACGCGTTCGCCCCGGACGCCGCGCACGACACGGTGCGCGTGGACGGCATCCCGAGCCACCGGCTCGGTCTGGACGTCGGCCCGGAGACGGTGGCCGGCTTCAGCGCCGCCCTGTCCCAGGCGAAGACGATCTTCTGGAACGGCCCGATGGGCGTGTTCGAGATGCCGGCGTTCGCGGCGGGCACCCGAGGAATCGCCGAGGCGATCACCAAGGCCGACGCGTTCAGCGTCGTCGGCGGCGGTGACTCGGCGGCGGCGGTCCGTGCCCTGGGGCTGGACGAGTCGTCCTTCGGGCACATCTCCACGGGCGGCGGCGCCTCCCTGGAATACCTCGAGGGCAAGACCCTCCCCGGCATCGCGGCCCTGGAGAACTGAACATGGCGAGCACCACCCGTCGGCCGCTGATGGCCGGCAACTGGAAGATGAACCTCAACCACCTTGAGGCCAACCTGCTGGTGCAGAAGCTGGCGGCCAGCCTCACCGAGAAGCAGCTCACCGAGGTCGAGACGGTAGTGCTGCCGCCCTTCACCGACCTGCGTACCGTGCAGACCGCGGTGGACGGCGACAAGCTGCTGATCGGCTACGGCGGGCAGGACCTCTCCCCGCACGCGTCCGGCGCGTACACCGGGGACATCTCCGGTCCGCTGCTGGCGAAGCTCGGCTGCACGTACGTGGTGGTCGGGCACTCCGAGCGGCGGGCCTACCACCACGAGGACGACACCGTCGTCAACGCCAAGGTGAAGGCGGCGCTGACGCACGGCCTGACCCCGATCCTCTGCGTGGGGGAGGGGCTGGACGTCCGCGAGCAGGGCACCCACGTGGCGCACTGCGCCGACCAGCTCGACGGGGGACTCGCCGGCCTCACGCCCGAGCAGGTGCGGCAGGTCGTGATCGCGTACGAGCCGGTCTGGGCGATCGGCACGGGCAAGACCGCGACCCCGGAGGACGCCCAGGAGGTGTGCGGGGCGGTCCGGCAGCGACTGGCGGAGCGCTTCGACCAGGACACCGCCGACCAGGTCAGGGTCCTCTACGGCGGCTCGGTCAAGGCGTCCAACGTCGCTTCGATCATGGCCCAGCCGGACGTGGACGGGGCCCTGGTCGGGGGCGCCAGCCTGGACGCGGAGGAGTTCGCGCAAATCTGCCGCTTCCCGGAGCACCTCGCTCGCTGATCGCTCGGTATCCTGGACACCGCCCGTCCGCCGGTCGGTGCCGCCGTGCCCGATCAGACCGGGCGAGGATCGCTACGAGAGGAACTGACCCCAGCCATGCCGATCTGGTTCGCATACACGTTGATCGTGTTGCTGGTCATCACGAGCATTCTGCTCACCCTGCTGATCCTGCTGCACCGCGGCAAGGGCGGCGGTCTGTCGAGCATGTTCGGCGGTGGCGTCAGCTCCAGCCTCGCCGGCTCGTCGGTGGCGGAGAAGAACCTCGACCGTTACACCGTTCTGGTGAGCGTCGTCTGGTTCGCCGCCATCGTCGGTCTGGGGCTCTGGCTCCGCCTGCAACTGAACAGCGTCTCCTGAGCGAGCGCTTCAAGTCGTACAATCTGCGCGCGGTCCGTCACTCGACGGGCCGCGCGCAGGCTTTTCTCCGCTGCACCGCGTCGCCCGCCGCCCACCCCTGCACGACGGCGGGTCCCCTCCGACGACAGGAGCGAGCAGCCGTGCCGAGTGGCAACGTCATCCGTGGCGCCCGTGTCGGGTCCGCACCCATGCGCCCCGACGAGCGGCACCAACCCGCCCCCCGACAGGACGTCACCTACTGGTGCCGCAACGACCACCGGACCGACATCCGGATCGCCGCGGACGCCGAACCGCCTGCGGTGTGGGACTGCCCCCGTTGTGGCCTACCCGCCGGCCAGGACGCGCAGAACCCGCCAGGCCGCGTCCGCGCCGAACCGTACAAGAGCCACCTGGCGTACGTGAAGGAGCGGCGCACCGCCGAGGAGGGCGAGGCGCTGCTGGCCGAGGCGCTCGCCGCGCTCCGCCGACGACGCGGCGAGTGACAGCCGCGCCGCCGACGG
Coding sequences within:
- the rapZ gene encoding RNase adapter RapZ is translated as MSEARTVGDEIGDPNGVDGQSTAEAETTLVVVTGLSGGGRSTVARALENVGYYVVDNLPQALMLDMAELAVKAGGAARRTAMVLDVRSRAFSTDLAGAIRELKERGFSPRVVFVDADDEVLIRRFESVRRSHPLQGDGRLADGIAVERGLLEEARDQADVIIDTSHLNVNQLRRRIEELFGGEDARRLRVTVLSFGFKYGLPPDADFVLDARFLPNPYWVPELREHTGREEAVSAYVLGQEGADAFVASYADLVNATTTGFEREGKRYLTVAVGCTGGKHRSVAIAEELAGRLRHSGLAANAQHRDLGRE
- a CDS encoding gluconeogenesis factor YvcK family protein, producing MTARRVVAFGGGHGLSASLRALRHCAPELDLDITAVVTVGDDGGSSGRLRAERGGLPPGDLRQALVALAGDHPATRRSAGLFQHRFAAVPAGVPPRGAADPDPAASDGRDPDRQGDGRDPDRQGDGRDPDRQADGRDPGAAATGAHGREPQTARVDGLAGHAVGNLVLCGLMELLGDPVAALDHAGAMLGAVGRVLPMSRQPVGIEAQVRGIDPDAPDEVRTVRGQHQVAVTTGRVESLRLTPTAPPACAEVIEAIMAADWLIFGPGSWYTSVLPHLLVPQVADAIVSTSARRLVTLNLAAEKETLGLSVADHLAALHWYLPELKVDLVLADAKAVGDPEPVERAAESLGARLVLAPVAVTGGTPRHDPAALGAALVPVLGADR
- the whiA gene encoding DNA-binding protein WhiA, giving the protein MAMTAAVKDELSRVDVPKPCCRRAEMAALLRFAGGLHIVSGRVVVEAELDTGAVARRLRREIAEVYGYPSEIHVLASGGLRKGSHFIVRVVKDGEALARQTGLLDVRGRPVRGLPPHVVAANVCCAVSAWRGAFMAHGSLTEPGRSSALEITCPGPESALALVGAARRIGITAKNREVRGVDRVVVKDGDAIAALLTRIGAHSSVLAWEERRVRREVRATANRLANFDDANLRRSARAAVAAAARVTRALEILADEAPNHLTDAGRLRLEHRQASLEELGALADPPLTKDAIAGRIRRLLALADKRARDLGIPDTEAAVTPDMLVV
- the gap gene encoding type I glyceraldehyde-3-phosphate dehydrogenase produces the protein MTIRVGINGFGRIGRNFFRAVLASDADIEVVAVNDLTDNGTLAHLLKYDSILGRLPYEVKATADEITVGGKTIKAYAEKDPSKLPWGEVGADVVIESTGFFTDATKAKAHVDGGAKKVIISAPAKNEDVTVVMGVNHDTYDPAKHTIISNASCTTNCLAPMAKVLHDTFGIQHGLMTTIHAYTQDQNLQDAPHSDLRRARAAALNIVPTSTGAAKAIGLVLPDLKGKLDGYALRVPIPTGSVTDLTVNVGRETTVDEVNAALKAAADGPLKGILVYNEDPIVSTDIVTDPASCIFDAPLTKVVGNQVKVVGWYDNEWGYSNRLVDLVKLVGSSL
- a CDS encoding phosphoglycerate kinase: MSALRTLDDLLAEGVSGRRVLVRADLNVPLDKQTGAITDDGRIRAVLPTLGALVEAGAKVVVCSHLGRPKGAPDPQFSLSPVAGRLGELLGAPVHFATDTVGESARSTVADLADGQVALLENLRFNAGETSKDEAERGAFADQLAAFGDAYVDDAFGAVHRKHASVFDVPARLPHVAGRLVLREVEVLSKLTGDPERPYVVVLGGSKVSDKLAVIEALLPTVDRLLIGGGMCFTFLKAQGLEVGTSLLEKDMVDTCRNLLERANGKILLPVDVVVADAFAPDAAHDTVRVDGIPSHRLGLDVGPETVAGFSAALSQAKTIFWNGPMGVFEMPAFAAGTRGIAEAITKADAFSVVGGGDSAAAVRALGLDESSFGHISTGGGASLEYLEGKTLPGIAALEN
- the tpiA gene encoding triose-phosphate isomerase, which produces MASTTRRPLMAGNWKMNLNHLEANLLVQKLAASLTEKQLTEVETVVLPPFTDLRTVQTAVDGDKLLIGYGGQDLSPHASGAYTGDISGPLLAKLGCTYVVVGHSERRAYHHEDDTVVNAKVKAALTHGLTPILCVGEGLDVREQGTHVAHCADQLDGGLAGLTPEQVRQVVIAYEPVWAIGTGKTATPEDAQEVCGAVRQRLAERFDQDTADQVRVLYGGSVKASNVASIMAQPDVDGALVGGASLDAEEFAQICRFPEHLAR
- the secG gene encoding preprotein translocase subunit SecG encodes the protein MPIWFAYTLIVLLVITSILLTLLILLHRGKGGGLSSMFGGGVSSSLAGSSVAEKNLDRYTVLVSVVWFAAIVGLGLWLRLQLNSVS
- a CDS encoding RNA polymerase-binding protein RbpA; translation: MPSGNVIRGARVGSAPMRPDERHQPAPRQDVTYWCRNDHRTDIRIAADAEPPAVWDCPRCGLPAGQDAQNPPGRVRAEPYKSHLAYVKERRTAEEGEALLAEALAALRRRRGE